ATGGACACCCCCTACAGGCTGCCCCTAGGATTATTTTCTAACAGTGtttatgaaattataatattattacaTCACACCCCCCATTCTCTTTCCTTGCCACAACCCTTCCCATGCAGGccattttattcttcaaattcatggcctctttttctttaattgttgttttatgctgtatacacacacatacacacacacacacacacgcacacacacatattcctaaatatataaacacaacttGCTCAGTCAGTCTGTTACCTATGTGTGTATAATTTCAGAGCTGAACACTTGCTATTGGACAGCCAATTGGAGGCTATTCCCTGGGGAAGACAATTACCCCTACTCTCAGCATTCCCCAGTTGTTCATAGTTTTTTCATTTAGGTTTAAGATATCAGCAGCAACAATGGGTATGATAAGATAGAAGGGGCAATGCTACTACTTTTATAtgatggcacattcctttaatcctagcactgtcTCTGAGTTTGATATCTCTGAATGtgaggtctacatagagagttcaagaccaaggctacagtgagacactgtctcaaaagaaaaagggggggaaaaaagaggTCAAGTCTGCAAGGGCTTGTTCAGCTCCCAACCAAGCAACTGTAACATGCTTCTGAACGCATTGAAAGCATTCAAGGTAAAGCATTTAGCTTAGACATTCCCGTGGCTGCTTCGTCCATATAGATGGCTACATGCGGCAGCCTCAGTTGTCATGACAACCCTTATTCTTTCCCAGCCTTAGAAGTCAGTCTTGTAGTAACCAACCTTAGTCTTCATGTGTTCCTACTCAGACCATACCAAAGAATGAtgtcttttttatataatttattttataagtaaaaagaaagcattgagTGCATCCTTCAGTAACCCCCAGTACACTTATcaaagagctctgggaagaaggtaTGTGGGGATCCACAGCATTAACACACATTGAAAAACTATTCCCGAGAGGAGGGCTTTCTTTAGATAGGTTCTTCTTTTGGGGGTAAGTTCAATGCTAGAAAAACAGCCAAGGAAAAAGAAACCTCTTAAAGGAATATACCACAGAAAATACAATCCAATCgatacagattttaaaagaattcttGAACAACATATCTGTTTCTAAGCGTTCTTACTTAGTATAGTTTGGCCTAAAGAAAGCTTTCCTATTTTTCAGTTAATCCAAAAACAGCTTTCTGAAATGACACATGATCACTTGAGCGCTGCCTGTGGCCTGAGCTGAGACGCTTTCCAGTTATAAATATTCATGGAGTAACTGCCCTGTACTTTGCCCTTTTAACATGTTGGTCATGATAAGGAAGGTGTTCGGCAGATACTTAATTGTACTTCATTAATTTGACCATTTCCCCAGTACTGGTATCTTATTAATAAACCTTTACATCATaacaattttcttcctttcaaattttagAATTCTAACCACTGTCTAGAGTACTAAGCTTCTTGTTTAATTGAAATATTACTCAGACCTTGAAGCAATCACATAGATGACCATATCTGCCTTCTTAATGATTTTCTGTTTAGGATTTCACACATTTGTTAAAAAGTCTTCAGACAATCATGAAGAATCAGTTACAGAGCTTCAATATACAAGGAAGAGGTGTTTTTCTCAAATGTCAGCAATGACAAACCCAAGTTTTAGGAAGGGCAATACTTGTTGAGGGTTGGTGCAGATGGTGGCCCTCTAGTTTTGACTGGCAAAACAGTTCTTATCATCTAATAGAAGTTAAGGTAAGTTCCTTTCAGAATCTGAGACACCCATTGGAGTTACGCTAGAGGCAAAACTAAACTATTTCTGAACATGCACTCTGTTGATCACGATTTCTTTGGCATAGTTATAattgtttcttaatttaaaatcAGATTAGCAGTTTCTATAaatttggaattacagacaaataaACAGACTGACAGAATAAAGTGCACACAGAAGAGGCCACTAAAGAAACCCACCTGAATGACCACGAACTTCCCTTTCAGGGGAAAAGGGTTAAGTGCCCGTTGAAGAGTCTGAAACCACAAAAGCAGAATCCAGAGAAAACTGTcctttttctatgtagctcttgACCTTCAGTTATTTTCTGTCCCAGCCTTGTTAGCCAAGTCTCCGCAATTTAAACATCTTTAGCACTAAAGCCGTCATGTATTTACATGAGCAGGTGCTGACCCATCTAGTATAAAGGCTTTTCTACAGTCTTGTAAATTTTATACTTCTCAAACCAAAATTTAGCTTCTTCTAAATGTGAATGCCATCTGGTTTTATCCATCACACCTGTGCCCCTGACACTCTCCCTAGCACACACTGTAGGACTGGAAATCAGTTTGTcagataattttattaatttttataattttattaatttttgcggtgggggaagagaggaggattaAAAGAGACCAATTCAAGAGACTTGGCTTTTCTTTCACCACTGCAGAAACTGGTCCTGACCCCTGTATCTCCGTCCTGAAGCCAGACTTGGGGATGCTGATCTCCTGGCACATCTCCCACTGTGGAGAATATCAGAATGATGACCTGAAGGAAGCTTCAGAAAAACCAACTTACTCATTCTCTATGGGTCACTCTGAGGTTGGGAGAAAGTTAATCCTACTAGGGAAATCATATTAGTCTTGCCTCTCCATTTAAAGGTCATGGTCAGAAATACATGTTGCTCAAGCTCTCTAATCTCCATTGCCACATCTGATGGCTCAGGATGAAGATTCCATGGTTAGGTTTCCTGAGCCATTAGTGCTGGATCTGGAAAGTTTTAAGCAAAGACAGACCGGTGGCCTTGTCCTCAGTCAGACTACCTTTGGACATATTATTTCAAATTAAGAGCAGAGTTAGAACCTTCATCAACAGAAACTCCTATAACCAACTGGTTATAATTACCTCTAATGCTTTCTAAGACTTCTTCATACCCTCCATACCTACAAAATGCTCCACCCTGGTTTACCAGCTCCTTCATTGTGTCTTATTAACCTCTCTGTATAACTGGGAGAGTGACCCAGAGACTTTATCCTCTGAAATCTGACAGTCATTCCAAAGTTAGGTGCTTTTCAGGGATTGGCTAGGCTACCTGTCTCACTACAGTAAGACCTTGTGCATCCATTATCTGCTTGCTTATGATTAATGGGTGAATGACTCCTCCTGATCTGGCAGAGTTTATTCTAGAACTGTGTAGCtgactcacaacttcctgagCCCACTCTTTCCCTTTCATGCAACAGATCTATGCTCTAAACAGGTATCTACAGACTGGAGAGCAGAATGCACATGTCAGCTCTGAGACTCACAATTAGAACACAGATGTCCCAAGAGTACCAGTCACAATTCTTCAGTAAATAAGGAGGAGAATTTTCAAAACTAACTAGAGTTGCCAGGGGGAAACATCGATATAAGCTCAGATCCCAAGACTGCGTGGGGGTAAGAACGTGGGAGAGACAAGATCAATagcttttctcaaaaagaaatgaagtctaCACTTCTCTTACGACAACCTACAGTATGTTCTTCCAATCATATATAACAAGATTACAGCTTTCCTAATTTTCAGATGCTTCATAATTAAATTTCTGCTCTTGAAATGATAAGGCCTTTTCTCTgcttcagaacttttttttttaattgggagcAGTTGAATATTTTCATGACCAAAACTTTAAAAGCCTGAGTTATTACAAAAGCATAAGAAAAAATGATTATATTTGAGTTGGGGGAAACTCTTCTCCACTGTTGAAATACCACAAGTCCCTgagctattataaataattctaaaataaatttgcAAAGAGAGAACTTGAGTTTATCTCAGACTAGACTTTTGCATTTCATTTAAGAACTACGTGTGCATTATCATTAAAACTGTGGCCATAAGAATTTTGACTGAACACTAAACATGTTGCTGTGACAACATAATTTTTCATACGTTTTAAGGTTGAAATAATCTTTTATAGAAATTTTACATCAAGTGACATCTTTTTATCTTAATAATTTGTTTCATTTACTACCATAATATATCTTGTATGTTGTCATAAGAAAATCAATTTGCTTTTATAAACTCACTATCTATAATTTTACCACATCTATGTTGCCCTCATACCTTCTTATAATCCAGTAAAATTGATTTGAACCATGATTAAGGGTAGATTAATCAGAACTTGGAAGGATTTTTGTCCTTTAAATTCATACTTACTTGTTAAGTCATCAGTATCCACCTCACATAAAAAAGACAACTAAGACAGTGGGCTGCTGTATAATTTTGATTTCCTTATCTGACTCTTGAAGAAAATAACATGTAACACATAAACATCTAAGATCAGAATGATGTGCTAATACATgctaataatattatttattatttataccaATGCTTCTGTTGCAAATAGCAGACAATTCTACCTAGCTTATATAATAATGGTGCTACACTGTTTCCAGAGACCTAAAGTAGGACAGATTTTAAGGTTGGTTTGTGCTGTAGTTTTAGTGCCCACTTAGAAGCCAGTATCTGCCTTCACTgtctttcattatttttgctttattttaagacTGTCATTACCTATATTAAATGTTCCTTTTCACCCCAGACCTGGATCATATAAAATCCTTAGGGCTTACTTCCTCGTGGTCCTCTTGGGAGACTGGCTGTTACAACTGTGCTTGGCTCTGTGTTCCCGTAAGTATGACTAAAGTCATAGTAGTATAATATATCAAACTACCTGTCTCAGTTATGGtctctattgctgtaaagagacaccatgatcatggcaactcttataaagataACATTTATTTGGGGCAGCTTACAGtatagaggttcagtccattatcatcatggaggggagcaaggcagcatccagacagacatggtgctggagaaggagctgagtgttCTTACCTCTTGACCCACAGGCCAGGAAGTGGTCGGAGACACTGGACAAGGCTTGAGCATagatatgagacctcaaagcccacccccatagtgaaacacttcctccaacaaggccacacgtactctaacaaagccacacctcctaatagtgccactccgtATGAGCTTATGGATGCCAATTCATTTAAACTACCATAATAATAAAGTGTTTGCTGTCAGGAGCTGATGAATACAGAGTGTGGGAATGAAGAGGGCTTGGTTGTTCATTGCCATGTTTATTTCAAGTATCCTGGGCCAGGCTGGCTCCTAACTTCTAATGGGgagaacataaaataataagcagCTAagagtatctttttaaaaattaaaaagaaagaaacactgtgTCCTTGAAAACAGCTAAAAGGTCAACGGTTTCCAACAGAGGTTATTGCTGTACCTCCTACAGTATAAAATGCCCGGGTGGTTCACTTCTATTGCCAAAAATGTTGCGATAGAAACACTTTGGATAGCTTTCTGTACTGCTCCGGATGGGTCCATACGGCATTGTTCTTGATCCCCCCACGTAACTTAAAGGGAAACTTACACAATGTCCACAGCCCTTGATGTCCCGCAAATGAAGGAGGAAGGATGTCCTCAAATTCCTCGCTGCAGGCACCCACTTGGGTGGCACCAACCTCGACTTCAGATGGAGCAGCACCTCTACAAATGGAAAAGCGACGGCATCCACATCATCAATCTGAAGAGGACCTGGGAGAAGCTGTTGCTTGCAGCTCGGGCTATTGTTGCCATTGAGAACCCTGCTGATACCAGCGTCATCTCCTCCAGGAGCACTGGGCAGAGAGCGGCGCTGAAGTTTGCTGCCCCCAGTGGAGCCATTCCGATTGTTGGCCGTTTCACCACAGAGACCTTTACTAACCAGATCCAGGCAGCCTTCAGGGAGCCACGGCTTCTGGTGGTGACCAATCGCGGGGCTGACCACCAGGCCCTCACAGAGGCATCTTACGTGAGCCTGCCCACCATTGCTCTGTGTAACACAGACTCACCTCTGCGCTACGTGGACATCACGATTCCACGCAACAACAAGGGAGCTCACTCAGTGGGACTGACGTGGTGGATGCTGGCCAGGGAAGTATTCCGCGTGCGTAGCACTATCTCCCATGAG
Above is a window of Microtus pennsylvanicus isolate mMicPen1 chromosome 6, mMicPen1.hap1, whole genome shotgun sequence DNA encoding:
- the LOC142852865 gene encoding small ribosomal subunit protein uS2-like → MSTALDVPQMKEEGCPQIPRCRHPLGWHQPRLQMEQHLYKWKSDGIHIINLKRTWEKLLLAARAIVAIENPADTSVISSRSTGQRAALKFAAPSGAIPIVGRFTTETFTNQIQAAFREPRLLVVTNRGADHQALTEASYVSLPTIALCNTDSPLRYVDITIPRNNKGAHSVGLTWWMLAREVFRVRSTISHEHSWEVMPGLYFYRDPEETKKEEQAAAEKAVTKEEFQGEGTTPAPEFTGAHPEWGRLSEGVQVTSIPIQQFPTEGCPVSH